From Caldicellulosiruptor hydrothermalis 108, a single genomic window includes:
- a CDS encoding ATPase, with protein MGELSILELLERMEEIIENSKSIPFTSKVMVEKDELLEIIKEIRLLLPQELSQVKWAKEERKKILERAQKEAEAIINDAESKVKGLVDETEIVKLAEKRAEEIIQKAKEHAKEYRLMAQSYTIELLEQTKKTIENIVKELNDNIDQIRQKNS; from the coding sequence ATGGGTGAGCTGAGCATATTAGAGCTTTTAGAGAGAATGGAGGAAATAATAGAAAATAGCAAATCAATACCGTTTACATCAAAGGTTATGGTGGAAAAGGATGAGCTTTTAGAGATAATAAAAGAAATAAGGCTTTTACTGCCGCAGGAACTTTCTCAAGTCAAGTGGGCAAAAGAAGAGAGGAAGAAGATTTTAGAGAGAGCTCAAAAGGAAGCAGAAGCAATCATAAATGATGCGGAGAGCAAGGTAAAAGGTCTTGTGGATGAGACAGAGATTGTCAAATTGGCAGAGAAGAGGGCAGAGGAGATTATCCAAAAAGCAAAAGAACATGCAAAAGAATATAGACTCATGGCCCAAAGTTATACCATTGAGCTTTTGGAACAGACAAAGAAAACTATTGAAAATATTGTAAAAGAATTAAACGATAATATTGACCAAATAAGACAGAAAAATTCATAG